In the Drosophila virilis strain 15010-1051.87 chromosome 4, Dvir_AGI_RSII-ME, whole genome shotgun sequence genome, ACACGAGCTGGAATCATTATATGACGAAAGCCAAAAGCTAGTGCAGCAAATACAAGCTAAATTGAACAACCAGCAAAAGGACGAAGAGAAAGATCACGAAATGATTACGTCTTCGAATCAAAAGTTCCAAGAACTGCATGAGAAATacgaaatgcaaatgcaggAGTACGAAGAGCTCAAGAGTAAGCATCAGCTAGGCTTAGACTGTCTTAAGCAAGAGAAGAGCTCATTACAGTTTGCCGTTGATGAAAGCAAACTGACAATAAAACGCTTAACTAATGACCTGCAAGCAGAGCAACAGAAGTGGCAACAGCAAGCAAGCTTGGTGCAACAGTTGGGCGCTGAACTGGAAGCCAATGCTGCCGAGAAAACTGAATATTTGGGAAAAGTCGAAACATTGAATAACAAGATTGAGGATCTAGCAGTAAAGTTAAAGCAGGCAACACTCAGGGCTGTAGATTTTGATAAGCTTGTGGACGATCATAGACAAATCAAATTGCTTCTGTCCGAAGCGAACGATCTCAATAAGAATTTGGCTCAGAAAGTGGAAAATCTCGAAAGCGAATTGTTGCAGGCTCAAACTGAGTTAACAACTCAGCGGGCTACAACTCAACAACTGCAATCAGAATTGGAGACAACCTTGCGTCTCAAGAGCAGCGCCTGCTCCGAGCAGTCCAGCTTGACAGAAAAGCTAAAAGAAGTGGAGGCAACAATACTCGAACAGGCGCACCAATTTGAACAGAATTTGAATGAGTTACAAGGCTCAAAGAACGAGCTACAGTTAAAACTGGACTCATTGCTGTCTCAAAAAGTGGAGCTGGAAGAAACAAACCACAAGCTCACAGTCAAACTGAAGAATGTGTTGAACTTGCAAAATCTTTTGGAAAAGGAACGTGAACACAATGCCCAACTTCAAAAGAGCAATGCTGAACTGCAATCCAAGATAGAAGACAAGGAAACCACTTCTGAGAGTCTGAGCGCAGCCTTGCAGCAACAGAAAGTGGCTTCTGCTCAATTGGAGGATCGCCTAGCAGCTGCTACCACGGAAGCCAATAGAAATGCTGACGAATTGCGAACTCAAATTAAAACGTTGCAACAGGAAGTTGATAGACTATGCTCTGTAGTGGTAGGTaaccataaaataaatatacttttaaaCTTATATCTAATAATCGTTCTTACAGAAAACCAACAAAGCCAACTTCCTTGTTGAACGAATTCGGCTAGATGGTACCATTTCGAGTCTCCTGGAGGACAAACGGAACTTGGAGGAAAAACTATGCACGACCAATGAGATACTCAAGAAGGTGGAGACCGATTTGAGGAACAGCAATAATTCTTTTGAATCAAATGCTTCAAATACTTCTCCCCTTGCCAGAAAGAGTTTGGATCGTGATCCTAACCAGCCTAGGGTAGGTTCTTTGGTAAAGCTTACAATTACCCTAATCATAACTAATTGGTTAACTTTGCTAATAGAAATCCTTAAGCTTGGAGTCTGAGGTGCGAAGAAATCGAAGAATAAGCACACACGACGAGCGACGTCGACAGTCTTATTGGAATGATACGCGCCATGTGTCATGCATGACAGATCCCGTAGGTGGGTACAAAACCTAGCAATTACTTTAACCcaaattaatcaattaataaTACTTCACATTCAGATGATAATTGTAACTGTGCTGAGCTCGATCGGAAGCTGCAGGATTGCCAACGCGAGCTGTTCATACGGGAGAGTATGGTGACTGCATTGAACTTTGAATTAAAGAACCATCCGCTCAAGGAGGAGACAGCCATCTTAAAAAGACGTATCCAGGAGGAGCAGGCCAAGGCGCGTGATGAAATCAAGCGCCTGAAGCAAAAGAACATAGATCTTATGAACAAGGTGCAAGCATATTCAGCATCTGCCGCCATCACGGCCAGTGCCCAGTGCACAGTTTCGGCCAAGCAGACAACTGTTGAGACGCAAACGGATTCCGACTTGGAGACGATTATAAGAAAAACCAATGAGAAATACAATGACTCTTTGCAACTATGTCGCTATCGTTATAATAAAATTAGAGAATTAGAGAGAGAACtgaatgaaaacaacaacaacatttcatCCCAGACTGCTGGTCAAATTATTGCACTTAAGGTATGTTTCTTCACGTGTCAAATTCACATCAGCCTTAATTCAAATTTGTAATGATTCCAGTCACAATTGGAGTCGCAGAAGAAAGAAATTCGTACCCTCACCAATAAATATGAGTTCGCCAAAAGAGCACTTAAAATGCGCCGAGATGAAAATAATGAGCTGCGGCAAATCGCTGGCACCGACGTTCCAGCATCCTCTAAATAAGTCAACTGCTTCCCCCTGGTATTATAACGTTTAGTGATTAAGtgatgtgtgtatatatttaattttgtttattaaagcTGTTTTTTCCCAGCATTGTAATGTTTATTGGTTAAGtgatgtgtatatatattttattgtgtttATTAAAGCTGttaaatttcaaaatgaaTATAGAATAGAAAGAGGTAAGAGCGGGAGATAAAGAAGGCAGGAGAGCCACAGACGGTGCCCATCGACAATCTAGCATGCATTAAGTTGCCTTGAAAATAAAAGGGAcataatttaaacaaatttattaaggCGCGCATGTCGAGcattattttcaaatgaacACATCTCGACTGAGATGCAGATGTGTCTGATGGAAACAAGGAAAAGCGATTTGTAAATAGTAGCGATAACAAAATGCGATTAATTTCGAGTTTAAGGGTTGCAGTGATAAGATATCGGGCGTCTATCGTTCGACCACCACACTTATATTAAATcttgtattaaaaaaagttaTTCTGCTTAAGTGGGCCATGAATTCGGCAACAAAGGTATGTTTAATTCAGTCGCAGCTAATTGGTTGCGTCTCAAGCGGCTTTCTAAATCACAAAGCGGCATTTTATTTGTTCGGAAAATTGTCGGCTGTGCGCCTCTGTCAGTTCGTCTCACTCCTTCGGCAACGAATGTTAGcgaaatttgtttgctttatgGGGCGAGAAGGCGCGtttgttttgaatttgcaACGCATGCAAGCACGAACAACAGCTGCCACAAATGCATCTAAAATTTTGTCCAATTGTCTGCGCAGGTTGGGGAGATTTTCACGGCAGCGGGTCAAGCATTCAGCAGGCTCGGCGATTTGACAATGCAATTACATCCAAATGCGGAATCTCCGTCCGGGTAAGTGAGAGTCGGCTGCAATAACATAGGAGAAGCTGCGCTAATAAACCCCAAACTGATTTCATGTTCCCTCGCTATGCCACGCGCACAGTAAATGGACAGACGAGGAAATCGACATGTTACACTCGTCCATAATGCGCTTTTCGGACGATCTGAGTAAAATCAGTTTAAGCATTAAAAATCGCACAGTGTAAGTCAAACCATAGCGAGAGAACATGACCTAGCCTAGCACAGTTGTTCAAGCAGAATCTTTGCTTTCTCCTTGCAGCTCCCAAATTAGACAAGCTCTAAAGAAGAAGGCGTTCGAGGATGCTGGTATACCGGCAAAACAGGTGCCCGTTCAGCAGGTGCAACACGTCAT is a window encoding:
- the LOC6629230 gene encoding putative leucine-rich repeat-containing protein DDB_G0290503 isoform X3, translated to MENRSAVGLEFQFETHKTKSKLRENELLSVLSEKEDAIVNLEKTLKQLSKDVLRNSKEDQMRSMCPELETSCERICDKCIDLERLLQEYKKESPNGDAAQSIDCKCEQLRSEIANTRAQLESVQNAYKQMTSDMAEKSELYDRLSRDVISAEEAKGLLQEKCDDLENAQQRHDQIIQSMQAEYDAIQEKYKKLQQDYETLERTSAATEDQHKKLQSQNVSLQQEISTLKESFEQIQQTLMQTTNSDSNEKATMVERLKAHNEELMEKLAQLEAKYGEMQREYEVLSIQLIESMQDGDSLRDQCSALQEELQQQQVATKSAEENEQRTQQLLAHIARLESEVAEKNTLIDATESTINEMREQMTNLESALLEKSVIVNKVEDYQRQIESLEKQHAEMTMVCEELQEKVKENTINESLLMSNSTQTLMSDDSVPQQEIDALKTRLSDLNAELNGLQAQIHQKDDFIEKIQSELQELNERCMSMDVLQVELRANARQNQQLLDRQASKLTDDANRIDKLQESNAQLLERSIKAEEMVEIFKQRLASAVEVECSKEQYEKRLNDLQIAFDNAKKEFELKEMQNKDHLDNVKLEYLQKMEISETEYRSNMRKYNIEWEESKDRYETTLEKLQKQLSSSEERCNKLCADNESELLSVKSANEQLVKEKHELESLYDESQKLVQQIQAKLNNQQKDEEKDHEMITSSNQKFQELHEKYEMQMQEYEELKSKHQLGLDCLKQEKSSLQFAVDESKLTIKRLTNDLQAEQQKWQQQASLVQQLGAELEANAAEKTEYLGKVETLNNKIEDLAVKLKQATLRAVDFDKLVDDHRQIKLLLSEANDLNKNLAQKVENLESELLQAQTELTTQRATTQQLQSELETTLRLKSSACSEQSSLTEKLKEVEATILEQAHQFEQNLNELQGSKNELQLKLDSLLSQKVELEETNHKLTVKLKNVLNLQNLLEKEREHNAQLQKSNAELQSKIEDKETTSESLSAALQQQKVASAQLEDRLAAATTEANRNADELRTQIKTLQQEVDRLCSVVKTNKANFLVERIRLDGTISSLLEDKRNLEEKLCTTNEILKKVETDLRNSNNSFESNASNTSPLARKSLDRDPNQPRKSLSLESEVRRNRRISTHDERRRQSYWNDTRHVSCMTDPVDDNCNCAELDRKLQDCQRELFIRESMVTALNFELKNHPLKEETAILKRRIQEEQAKARDEIKRLKQKNIDLMNKVQAYSASAAITASAQCTVSAKQTTVETQTDSDLETIIRKTNEKYNDSLQLCRYRYNKIRELERELNENNNNISSQTAGQIIALKSQLESQKKEIRTLTNKYEFAKRALKMRRDENNELRQIAGTDVPASSK